The following coding sequences are from one Microtus pennsylvanicus isolate mMicPen1 chromosome 1, mMicPen1.hap1, whole genome shotgun sequence window:
- the Raet1e gene encoding retinoic acid early transcript 1E, translated as MAKAAATRRNLSLVLCLFLLLSCLGSSLWANTHSLRCDVIVKVRTTAGQPWCEGQCSLDGVPFLKYNNSKFTPLGNRGNAVNGTQVWTDMTQRLDYLGQELRKILANSIQEMTKTSGQPTLQATMLSQYEHRQSVGASWRFNISGKYSFLFNTMNMNWTLIDPEAGGIMNQWKDDTQFIKDLRTISTADCRHWLKELLKHPKEKPRSTSRVQDITQLPSAINTTQLQHEKGFIDITSVIAIILPLVVGIFVKKC; from the exons ATGGCAAAGGCTGCAGCCACCAGACGCAATCTTTCCCTAGTTCTGTGCCTTTTCCTTCTACTGAGCTGTCTGGGATCTTCCCTGTGGGCCA ATACACACTCTCTTCGTTGTGACGTCATTGTCAAGGTTCGTACCACAGCTGGACAGCCCTGGTGTGAAGGACAGTGCTCACTGGATGGAGTGCCGTTCCTTAAGTATAATAACAGCAAATTCACACCTTTGGGTAACAGGGGAAATGCAGTAAATGGGACTCAAGTGTGGACAGATATGACCCAAAGGTTGGACTACTTGGGGCAAGAGCTCAGGAAGATCTTGGCTAACTCCATACAAGAGATGACCAAGACCAGTG GTCAGCCCACTTTACAGGCCACCATGCTTTCTCAGTATGAACACAGACAAAGTGTTGGTGCCTCCTGGAGATTTAACATCAGTGGAAAGTACTCCTTCCTCTTCAACACAATGAATATGAACTGGACACTGATTGATCCTGAAGCTGGTGGTATTATGAATCAATGGAAGGATGATACACAATTCATCAAAGATCTCAGGACAATTTCCACAGCAGACTGCAGGCACTGGCTCAAGGAACTCTTAAAGCACCCAAAGGAAAAGCCAA gatcaaCATCAAGGGTTCAAGATATAACCCAACTTCCATCTGCCATAAATACCACCCAGCTTCAGCATGAGAAAGGATTTATTGACATAACATCAGTCATTGCCATCATCTTACCTTTAGTTGTTGGGATTTTTGTGAAGAAATGTTGA